Part of the Virgibacillus natechei genome is shown below.
TTACCACCATTGTTGCAGTTGTAGCTGGCCTGGTTATTTCAGCTACAACAGCTATTTCTCATGATATTTACCATCATATTATAAAAAAAGGGAAATCAACTGAAAAGGAGCAACTACGAGCAGCACGTTGGACAGCAGTGGGAATTGGACTAATTTCCATATTGTTTGCTTTAAGATTGGAAAATACCAATGTTACGTTTTTAGTTTCATTAACATTTATTGTGGCAGCGTCCAGTATTTTCCCTGTTTTGCTTTTGACTATATATTGGAAGCGATTTAATCAAAACGGGGTCATAACTGGAATGGTAAGTGGACTGATTGCTTCACTGACATTTCTAATGCTAGGTCCTCATATCATGAATCCAGATGGTGGATGGATTGCAAGAGAAGCTATATTTTCACTATATAATCCGGGGATCGTGGTTATACCGATTGGTTTTTTGGGTGCAATTCTCGGGAGTCTTCTTTCACCCAATTCATCTCAATTCAGCAGGGAATTCAAGCCATTTTATATTAAATCACAGACTGGAATTACTACGAGGAGAGAGAGTTCGTGAATGAATTGATGATCATTTTATTTGAACGAATGGGGTTATTACTTGTCATTGCTTTTGTTCTAACGCGAACTCGTGGTTTCCGGTCGCTCCTTTACCGTGAATCTAGCATTAAAATGTCTATTGTTCATGCTTTTATATTTGGACTTTTTGGTATTGCGAGTACAATAACCGGAATTGTGATCGAAGCTGATTCTACGATCATTCGTGATTTTGTCTGGACAGTCGAAAGTGATCAACTCGTTCTCGGTTCAAGCCTTGTTGCTATAGTAATTGGAGGATTATTAGGTGGTCCATTTGTTGGCTTTGGTGCGGGTATTATCGCGGGATCCCATTTGGTATTTCTCGGAGGAATCGGGTGGCTGGCAAATGGGTTCGTGAATCCACTTACTGGATTGTTGGCGGGGTTGACAGCTCGATTTTTTTCACAAGAACGGGTCATTTCATGGATGAAAGCTTTATTTATCGGTGTTTTTCCAACTGTGCTGCAAATGCAGCTATTACTTATTTTTCATCCAAACACCGATGAAATAATTGCTATTGTGGATACAGTTGGTTTGCCGCTGGTACTGTCGAATAGCATTGCAATTGCCATTTTCACAGCGATGATCGGAATTGTTTTGCGCGAGCAGGAAAACGAGGCAGCATTTGCAGCAAAACAGGCATTAACGATTGCGGAAGAAGCGCTTCCCTTTTTAAAAAGAGATTATCAGCGTGAAATGGCTGCAGGAATCGCCAACCTGCTATACGATCGATTGGAACTGGCTGCGGTATCAATGACTAATGAGCATGAAGTACTGGCGCATATTGGGATGGGTTCTGATCATCATGGGTCAGGAGATAGAATAACGACCCCTTTATCCAAGCAGGCAATTCGGACAAAGTCGATGAAAGTAACGTATACACACTCGGAAATACAATGTGAAGATCCTAACTGTCCCTTACAAGCTGCCATCTTTATTCCAATCACCGAGGCAAATGAGGTAACAGGGCTTATTAAGCTTTATTTTCTAAAAGCACAGCATATCCGTCCAGTAGAACGTATGCTAGCTCAAGGATTGGGACAATTGATTTCCAATCAGTTAAATGTCATTGCTGCAGAGAAACTGAAGGTACATATTCGTGATGCAGAACTGAGGAACCTGCAAGCTCAAATAAATCCGCATTTTCTTTTTAATACCCTCCATTTGGTATCAACACTTATTCGGATGGATGCTGTAAAAGCACGTCATATCACCATTCAATTAGCGCAATATATGCGGTTTAACTTGGGGCTTGCCTCCCATTCACTCATACACATGGAAAAGGAGGCTGAACATGTAAAAGCATATATAGCCATTATACAAGCACGTTTTGAAAGTCGTTTGGATATTTCTTTTACCCAGTCAGAGGGGATATCCGACGTATTGATTCCTCCTTCAACCATTCAGCCACTTGTGGAGAACAGTGTTGAACATGGATTAAGGAATACGATCAACAACGGGAAGGTGAAGATTGAAATAAAAAAAATAAATGAGGTGATTCGTATATCTGTTCGTGATAATGGCCATGGATTTCCTTTCGATATCCTGAATCGTGCTGGTCATGAGCCATTAAAAGAAAAACAAAACGGAGGAAAAGGACTTTATAATGTCAATCAGCGTTTAGTTAGCTTGCTGGGTGATTCAGCACGTATACGAATTAAAAATTTACCTTCTGAAGGAAGTGAGGTATTTTTTGAAATTCCATATGAGTGCGAGTTCAAAAAGGTGCCGAATTAGAAGCAAGAAGGTCGAGGAGGCGTAGTTTTGAGCAGACGACCTTGCACGCAGGAAAAGTGGTTTTCCTTTTCCAAGGAACGGAACGTAGCTTTTAATACGTGAGTAGCGGAAAAACAAGCCAACGAAGAGATTCGCCGCTTATCATTTGGTGACTTTTTGAACAACTTCTATGACGCTCAAACAGAAAGGGGAGGGACTCGACATTGATTCGTGCAATTATAGCCGAGGATGAAAAAGTAACACGGGATGAATTGATTTATGTGCTGCAAAAGGAAGAGGACGTTTATCTTTGCCCAAGTGCTGAAACAGGAGAACAACTGCTTGAATTATTTTTCGAATATAAACCGGATGTGGTATTTCTTGACGTTCATATGCCTGGAATATCTGGGGTGGAAGCTGCAAAACGCTTAACTGAATTGAATGAAGGAGAAAGACCATTATTTATCTTTACGACAGCATATGATGATTATGCTATCCAAGCCTTTGAAATTGAAGCGGTTGATTATTTGTTGAAACCATATGATCATGCACGTTTTCATCAATCAATGGAAAGGTTGAGAAATCAGTTACGGAAATCTGATATAAGAGAAAGTCCGAATCCTTCAAGTTTAAAATCATCAGGTCCATCTAAATTACTAATTGATGATGGGGAAAAGACGATCGTATTACATCCAGATATGATTTATTATGCGGTTCCGTTTAAGCGAATGCTTGAAATTCATACAGAAGACAACGTAATCATGAGTCGGATGACCTTGCAGGAGCTAGAAAAAAAGCTTTCCGGATATACCTTCCTCCGGACCCATCGAAGCTATTTGGTCAATCTGGATCATATTCAGGAAATCACTCCTTGGTTTAATGGAACAAGCAATATAACACTAAAAGATAAAGATCGGACTTCGATTCCTGTCAGTCGAGCATCTAGGAAAATACTTTTTGATTTCTTAGAATGAACCAACCATTAAGGTACCATTCAAAACCGTTCAACCATGAAAAATAACCATTCATGCAAAATTTCCCTAAAGAACCTCTTAACCTTATATACTTCAGTAAGCGTTTTCATTACTGGAAGGTGAGAGAGGGAGTCGTTACAAGATTAATCGTAATCTTGGATAGGGTGCTCCTGAAAAAAACAGATACAAGGAGGATGGTTTGATGAATGGTGAAAGTGGTTCCGCCAAAGAATATCAGACAGAAAAACGGCCTGATTTTGTTAAAGTAGAAAATAGCACACAGTTTAAAAGGCTAATAAGAGAGAAGAAAAAGTTCACTATTCCAATAACGATATTTTTTATGGTGTTTTATTTTTTATTGCCAATTTTGACATCTTATACAACGTTTCTGAACACACCAGCAATTGGTGATATTTCGTGGGTATGGCTATTTGCCTTTGCGCAATTTATTATGACATTTACCCTAAGTATTGTGTATGTAAAAAAGGCAAGCGGTTTTGATAAGCAAGCAGAACAAATTATCGCGGATCAGCTTGAAAAAGGGGAGGATGATGCATAATGGATACTATTGTAATTGTCCTTTTCCTTGCTATCGTATTTTTAACGCTTGCTATTACGTATTATGCTTCTAGAAATACGAAAACAACCGGTGATTTTTACACTGCTGGGGGTAGTTTGACAGGAATACAAAACGGGATTGCCATATCGGGTGACTATTTATCGGCAGCCTCCTTCCTTGGTATCGCGGGGGCTATTGCGTTGTATGGATTTGATGGCTTTTTTTACAGCATAGGTTTTCTTATTGCATACTTGGTTGTCATGTTTCTAGTGGCTGAACCTTTGAGAAACCTTGGTAAATATACGATTGCAGATATGATAAATGCCCGTTTTGACGCGAAGAAGGTGAGGGGGGCTGCCGCACTTAGTACCGTAACGATTGTTATTTTTTATATGATCGCACAACTTGTCGGGGCTGGTGCTCTTATTCAATTATTGTTCGGGATCGACTATTGGATAGCTGTACTCATTGTTGGTGTCATGATGACCATTTACGTGCTATTTGGTGGAATGATCGCTACCAGCTGGGTTCAAATTACAAAGGCTGTCCTGCTAATGGCTGGGATGATTATTATTTCATTCCTCGTTTTATTAAAATATAACTTTGACCTTGGATTTATGTTCAGTGAAGTTAAAACAGCAACAAGCCATGGAGCAGATTATTTGAATCCAGGGTTGCAATATACGAATCCACTGGGGACCCTATCTCTTATGCTTGCATTAGTGTTAGGAACCTCAGGGCTACCACATATTCTCATGCGTTTTTTCACTGTTAAAGATGCCAAGACAGCAAGAAGTTCCGTTATTACAGCAACATGGACTATTGGAATCTTTTATATATTAACGCTTTTCCTTGGTTTTGGAGCAGCTGCATTTGTTGGTGAACAACAAATTATCGCGGCAAACCCTGGTGGAAATATGGCGGCACCTTTATTAGCACAGGCTTTAGGTGGCGATATCTTGTTTGCTTTTATATCAGCGGTTGCTTTTGCCACCATTTTAGCTGTTGTAGCAGGGCTCGTTTTATCAGGTGCATCAGCATTTGCTCACGATTTGTATGCGCAGATTATAAAGAAAGGAAATGTAACTGATAGGCAACAAATGTTAGCTGCACGTTATGCAGCTCTGGCGGTATCCGTATTTTCTATTGTTTTGGCATTATTCGCACAATCGTTAAATGTGGCTTTTCTCGTTTCACTTGCATTTTGTATTGCAGCAAGCGCTAATTTACCAGTGATCCTGTATACCGTCTATTGGAAAAAATTCAACACAGCAGGAGCTGTTACAGCATTACTGTCCGGATTATTCTCAGCCTTAATTCTTGTATCAATGAGTCCAAGTGTCTTTTCACCTGTAGAAGGTGCAGCATTATTTGTAGGCGATCCTATTTTTCCACTTGAAAATCCGGCATTGATTTCCGTGCCATTAGGATTCCTCGGTGGCTATATAGGTACCAAAATATCTAAAAAATCAGATCCTGTACGATATGCTGAAGTTACAGTAAAGGCAAATACCGGCTATAAAGAAGCGAGATAATAGACTTAAACTTAGAAAGTGTATGTGTACGGTGAAGCGGATGGCACGATTTAGCGGGCTGATTCTTATATAGTGTCATTAAAGTAGCAGCCCGAATACACCCTAAAAAGGAAAAGACTGATGTCCTGACAATCCGTCTTTTACTAAGGACTCGGAAAGAAGTGCTGTCATAGTGGCAGCAACTTTTTCATAGATTTGTATAACAAGTATATTATCATAGGGGAGGAAATAAATATGAGTCATTCAATCAAACAGCCAAACATGCAGGATTATGATGAGGCCTATGCAAATTTTTCCTGGAAAGAAGTAGAAGAGGCGTTTTCTTGGCATGAAAGCGGAAAAGTGAATATGGCCTATGAGGCGATTGACCGCCATGCTGAATCATTCAGGAAGAATAAAGTAGCGTTGTACTATAGTGATGAAAAGCGTGATGAAAAATATACGTTTCAGGATATGAAGTACTTATCCAATACGTTTGGCAATGTACTGCGCAACCTTGGAATTGAAAAAGGCGAACGGGTATTTTTATTCATGCCCCGCTCA
Proteins encoded:
- a CDS encoding LytS/YhcK type 5TM receptor domain-containing protein is translated as MNELMIILFERMGLLLVIAFVLTRTRGFRSLLYRESSIKMSIVHAFIFGLFGIASTITGIVIEADSTIIRDFVWTVESDQLVLGSSLVAIVIGGLLGGPFVGFGAGIIAGSHLVFLGGIGWLANGFVNPLTGLLAGLTARFFSQERVISWMKALFIGVFPTVLQMQLLLIFHPNTDEIIAIVDTVGLPLVLSNSIAIAIFTAMIGIVLREQENEAAFAAKQALTIAEEALPFLKRDYQREMAAGIANLLYDRLELAAVSMTNEHEVLAHIGMGSDHHGSGDRITTPLSKQAIRTKSMKVTYTHSEIQCEDPNCPLQAAIFIPITEANEVTGLIKLYFLKAQHIRPVERMLAQGLGQLISNQLNVIAAEKLKVHIRDAELRNLQAQINPHFLFNTLHLVSTLIRMDAVKARHITIQLAQYMRFNLGLASHSLIHMEKEAEHVKAYIAIIQARFESRLDISFTQSEGISDVLIPPSTIQPLVENSVEHGLRNTINNGKVKIEIKKINEVIRISVRDNGHGFPFDILNRAGHEPLKEKQNGGKGLYNVNQRLVSLLGDSARIRIKNLPSEGSEVFFEIPYECEFKKVPN
- a CDS encoding LytR/AlgR family response regulator transcription factor gives rise to the protein MIRAIIAEDEKVTRDELIYVLQKEEDVYLCPSAETGEQLLELFFEYKPDVVFLDVHMPGISGVEAAKRLTELNEGERPLFIFTTAYDDYAIQAFEIEAVDYLLKPYDHARFHQSMERLRNQLRKSDIRESPNPSSLKSSGPSKLLIDDGEKTIVLHPDMIYYAVPFKRMLEIHTEDNVIMSRMTLQELEKKLSGYTFLRTHRSYLVNLDHIQEITPWFNGTSNITLKDKDRTSIPVSRASRKILFDFLE
- a CDS encoding DUF485 domain-containing protein; this translates as MNGESGSAKEYQTEKRPDFVKVENSTQFKRLIREKKKFTIPITIFFMVFYFLLPILTSYTTFLNTPAIGDISWVWLFAFAQFIMTFTLSIVYVKKASGFDKQAEQIIADQLEKGEDDA
- a CDS encoding solute symporter family protein; the encoded protein is MDTIVIVLFLAIVFLTLAITYYASRNTKTTGDFYTAGGSLTGIQNGIAISGDYLSAASFLGIAGAIALYGFDGFFYSIGFLIAYLVVMFLVAEPLRNLGKYTIADMINARFDAKKVRGAAALSTVTIVIFYMIAQLVGAGALIQLLFGIDYWIAVLIVGVMMTIYVLFGGMIATSWVQITKAVLLMAGMIIISFLVLLKYNFDLGFMFSEVKTATSHGADYLNPGLQYTNPLGTLSLMLALVLGTSGLPHILMRFFTVKDAKTARSSVITATWTIGIFYILTLFLGFGAAAFVGEQQIIAANPGGNMAAPLLAQALGGDILFAFISAVAFATILAVVAGLVLSGASAFAHDLYAQIIKKGNVTDRQQMLAARYAALAVSVFSIVLALFAQSLNVAFLVSLAFCIAASANLPVILYTVYWKKFNTAGAVTALLSGLFSALILVSMSPSVFSPVEGAALFVGDPIFPLENPALISVPLGFLGGYIGTKISKKSDPVRYAEVTVKANTGYKEAR